In Turicibacter sanguinis, a genomic segment contains:
- the lon gene encoding endopeptidase La — protein sequence MRIDVNSVETHTLPVLPVRGVISLPNTEIRLEIGRPQSIEALEVCEEYSNYVILVSQVDPNVEVPQSEDLLQYGTIAKVTMKIKLPNGHYKVKFNTLTRVEIQEYTQLEPYFMATVQTMPSTPLQEEQEIAIMRLLKEAVVEHGSSLFVHPNDVKELVESATNADQATDIVAFYLRISEEEKVKYLQETNVEERLTLLLKDIEKEKYIADLEMKINQEVKRSVDAHQKEFYLREKAKAIQKELGDDYSKEAVSQEFREKLEALGVPEAVKAKALEEIRRFEMLPSNSSESGVVRTYIEWILALPWSIQTTDNTDILFAEETLNNQHFGLEKVKDRILEYLAVKTMTGKNPSTILCLVGPPGVGKTSLAKSIADALGRKFVKISLGGVKDESEIRGHRRTYLGALPGRMIQAMKKAGTTNPVFLLDEIDKMASDYKGDPASAMLEVLDPEQNSHFSDHYLEEEYDLSNVLFIATANYLENIPAPLRDRMDMIHVDSYTEQEKTEIAKRYLLQRQLEAHGLTKEQLSIDEAVILELIQYYTREAGVRQLERQIGSICRKVARKLLAEKVESLHVDSSMLVELLGKHKYTHGLIETEDQIGVVTGLAYTQFGGDILPVEVTYYKGTGKMVLTGKLGDVMKESGQAAISFVRANAKKYGIDPDLFKDHDIHIHVPEGATPKDGPSAGVTMVTALVSALSQKFVKREVGMTGEVTLRGRVLPIGGLKEKSISAHRAGLTTIIMPKDNEKDLDEIPQSVKSQMTFIPVSTIDEVLQHALR from the coding sequence ATGAGAATAGATGTAAACAGTGTGGAGACACATACACTTCCAGTGTTACCTGTGAGAGGTGTGATTTCTTTACCTAATACAGAAATTCGTTTAGAAATTGGACGTCCACAATCAATCGAAGCGTTAGAGGTTTGTGAAGAATACTCAAACTATGTTATTTTAGTTTCACAAGTTGATCCAAATGTGGAAGTTCCGCAAAGTGAAGATTTACTCCAATACGGAACAATTGCCAAGGTAACGATGAAAATTAAGTTACCAAATGGACATTATAAAGTAAAGTTTAATACTTTAACACGAGTTGAAATACAAGAATATACTCAGTTAGAGCCTTATTTCATGGCGACAGTTCAGACGATGCCATCAACTCCTTTACAAGAAGAACAAGAAATCGCGATTATGCGTCTATTAAAAGAAGCGGTTGTTGAACATGGAAGTTCTTTATTTGTTCATCCAAATGATGTAAAAGAATTGGTTGAGAGTGCAACGAATGCAGATCAAGCAACGGATATTGTTGCCTTCTATTTACGTATATCAGAAGAAGAAAAGGTAAAATATCTTCAAGAAACAAATGTTGAGGAGCGTTTAACCTTATTATTAAAAGATATCGAGAAAGAAAAATACATCGCTGATCTTGAAATGAAAATTAATCAAGAAGTTAAACGTTCGGTAGATGCTCATCAAAAAGAATTTTATTTACGAGAAAAAGCAAAAGCAATCCAAAAAGAATTAGGTGATGATTACTCAAAAGAGGCGGTCAGTCAAGAATTCAGAGAAAAGTTAGAAGCATTAGGAGTTCCTGAAGCAGTTAAAGCTAAGGCTTTAGAGGAGATTCGACGCTTTGAAATGTTACCCTCTAATTCAAGTGAATCAGGTGTGGTTAGAACGTATATTGAGTGGATTCTAGCTCTACCATGGTCGATTCAAACAACCGATAATACAGATATTTTATTTGCAGAAGAAACTTTAAATAATCAACATTTTGGATTAGAAAAAGTTAAAGATCGCATTTTAGAATATTTAGCGGTTAAAACGATGACAGGTAAAAATCCTTCGACTATTTTATGTTTAGTTGGACCTCCTGGGGTTGGGAAAACATCACTTGCAAAATCGATTGCAGATGCTTTAGGACGAAAATTTGTCAAGATATCACTTGGTGGTGTTAAGGATGAATCTGAAATTAGAGGACATCGCCGTACTTATTTAGGAGCATTACCAGGGCGAATGATTCAAGCGATGAAGAAAGCGGGAACGACAAATCCAGTCTTCTTGTTAGATGAAATTGATAAGATGGCGAGTGATTATAAAGGAGATCCGGCTTCTGCGATGCTTGAGGTTTTAGATCCTGAACAAAACAGTCATTTTAGTGATCATTACTTAGAAGAAGAATATGATTTATCAAATGTCTTGTTTATTGCAACAGCTAACTATTTAGAAAATATTCCGGCACCACTTCGTGACCGTATGGATATGATTCATGTAGATAGTTATACAGAACAGGAAAAAACGGAAATTGCGAAACGTTATTTGCTACAGAGACAGTTAGAGGCTCATGGCTTAACGAAGGAACAGCTTTCGATTGATGAAGCGGTGATTTTAGAGTTAATTCAATATTATACTCGAGAAGCTGGTGTGCGTCAGTTAGAACGCCAAATTGGCTCTATTTGTCGAAAAGTTGCTAGAAAATTATTAGCCGAAAAAGTAGAATCATTACATGTGGATTCTTCTATGCTTGTTGAGTTATTAGGAAAACATAAATATACACATGGATTGATTGAAACAGAAGATCAAATTGGTGTCGTGACAGGACTTGCGTATACTCAATTTGGAGGAGATATTTTACCTGTTGAAGTCACATATTATAAAGGGACGGGCAAAATGGTTTTAACAGGTAAACTAGGTGATGTTATGAAAGAATCAGGGCAGGCTGCGATTAGTTTTGTTCGTGCAAATGCTAAAAAGTATGGCATTGACCCAGATTTATTTAAAGATCATGACATTCATATTCATGTGCCAGAAGGAGCAACTCCGAAAGATGGCCCATCTGCAGGGGTGACCATGGTTACAGCGTTAGTCTCTGCTTTAAGTCAAAAATTTGTAAAACGCGAAGTGGGAATGACAGGAGAAGTGACACTCAGAGGTCGTGTTTTACCAATAGGTGGATTAAAAGAAAAATCAATTTCAGCTCATCGAGCAGGATTAACAACTATCATTATGCCAAAAGATAATGAAAAAGATTTAGATGAAATACCGCAAAGCGTAAAAAGTCAAATGACGTTTATTCCTGTTTCAACGATAGATGAAGTTTTACAGCATGCGTTACGATAA
- a CDS encoding stage V sporulation protein D has product MKQAGVIQRRLLIFLSIVLIYFIALFIRLGYLQIFDSNELVQKAEELWSRNLPIEGQRGIIYDRNHEVIVGNEVAPSVIVIPRQVTDVEHTSEVLAEILGVSVEEANRHVTHRVSVERIQPEGRKLSNEQVVAIQEANLDGVYLVNDVKRSYPYGSLLAQTIGFTGIDNQGITGLEYVYNDYLMGANGVWQYFSDAKGNPLPQFSDSYSPASRGLDIELTIDLHLQQILDREFDNAVAKYDPDQMIGIIMDPKTGEILALSSRPTYEPENYQDYDQEIFNRNLPIWSTYEPGSTFKIVTFSAALEEGVMTLEDRFFDPGYAMVDGVRIRDWKAGGHGDQSMLEVIMNSCNPGFIELGMRLGKEKLFEYIKAYGFNEKTGVDMLGESQGIIFNPDNIGNVELATSSFGQGNSVTPIQLVTAVSAAVNGGNLMQPYIVKRMIHPYTNEILYERQPTIKRQVISQETSDTMRYALEMVGAQGSGKGAYIDGYRVGGKTGTAQKARNGAYVSGEYILSFVGIAPMDDPQLVVYVAIDNPKNTIQYGGVVAAPIARSILAEALPYIGVEPREEQIEKKYNWLDTQYVTIPDFVGQEKKNIETSYLYNIEYYGEGTKVISQQPEAYTRTIEGGTIRLYLGE; this is encoded by the coding sequence ATGAAACAAGCAGGAGTCATACAACGACGATTACTTATCTTTTTATCAATTGTACTAATTTATTTTATAGCATTATTTATTCGACTTGGTTACTTGCAAATTTTTGACTCAAATGAATTGGTACAAAAAGCAGAAGAACTTTGGTCACGGAATTTACCGATAGAGGGACAAAGAGGAATTATTTATGATCGTAATCACGAAGTGATTGTTGGTAATGAAGTAGCGCCATCTGTGATTGTTATTCCAAGGCAGGTAACAGATGTTGAGCATACTTCTGAGGTATTAGCTGAAATATTAGGTGTGTCGGTTGAAGAGGCTAATCGACATGTCACGCACCGAGTTTCAGTCGAAAGAATTCAACCAGAAGGAAGAAAGTTATCAAACGAGCAAGTGGTTGCGATTCAGGAAGCGAATTTAGATGGGGTTTACTTAGTTAATGATGTCAAACGTAGTTATCCATATGGAAGTTTGCTCGCTCAAACCATTGGATTTACAGGAATTGATAATCAAGGAATTACAGGACTTGAGTATGTTTATAATGATTATTTAATGGGAGCTAATGGGGTCTGGCAATACTTTTCAGATGCAAAAGGGAATCCACTTCCACAGTTTTCAGATTCTTATTCCCCTGCATCTCGTGGATTAGATATTGAATTGACGATTGATTTGCATTTACAACAAATTCTTGATCGAGAATTTGATAATGCTGTGGCAAAATATGATCCAGATCAAATGATTGGGATTATTATGGATCCGAAAACAGGAGAGATTTTGGCTTTATCGTCACGTCCAACATATGAACCAGAAAATTATCAGGACTATGATCAAGAGATTTTTAATCGTAACTTACCGATTTGGTCAACGTATGAACCAGGTTCAACATTTAAAATTGTAACGTTCTCAGCAGCCCTAGAAGAAGGGGTGATGACTCTTGAAGATCGATTCTTTGATCCCGGATATGCAATGGTTGATGGTGTCAGAATACGTGACTGGAAAGCAGGGGGTCATGGCGATCAATCGATGCTTGAAGTCATTATGAATTCTTGTAACCCGGGATTCATTGAACTCGGAATGAGACTTGGTAAAGAGAAATTATTTGAATATATAAAAGCATATGGATTCAATGAAAAAACGGGGGTTGATATGCTTGGAGAATCACAAGGGATTATTTTTAATCCTGATAATATTGGAAATGTTGAGTTAGCAACTTCTTCATTTGGACAAGGGAACTCTGTCACGCCAATTCAGTTAGTAACAGCGGTCAGTGCAGCAGTTAATGGTGGGAATTTGATGCAACCTTATATCGTGAAACGTATGATTCACCCTTATACAAATGAAATTTTATATGAGCGTCAGCCAACGATTAAAAGACAAGTTATTTCACAGGAAACATCAGATACAATGAGATATGCACTTGAAATGGTTGGCGCGCAAGGTAGTGGTAAAGGAGCTTATATTGATGGTTATCGTGTAGGTGGAAAAACCGGAACGGCTCAAAAAGCTCGAAATGGGGCCTACGTTAGCGGGGAATATATTTTGTCATTTGTTGGAATTGCTCCAATGGATGATCCTCAGTTAGTTGTTTATGTGGCGATTGATAATCCTAAAAATACGATTCAATATGGAGGGGTTGTGGCTGCTCCAATTGCACGTTCTATTTTAGCTGAAGCACTACCCTATATTGGGGTAGAACCAAGAGAAGAACAGATTGAAAAGAAATATAACTGGCTGGATACTCAGTATGTAACAATTCCAGATTTTGTAGGACAAGAAAAGAAAAATATCGAAACATCATATTTATATAATATTGAATATTATGGAGAAGGAACAAAAGTCATTTCACAGCAACCCGAAGCATACACTAGAACGATAGAGGGCGGAACTATTCGATTATATTTAGGTGAATAA
- the rsmH gene encoding 16S rRNA (cytosine(1402)-N(4))-methyltransferase RsmH, which translates to MFNHYSVLLRESIENLEIKEDGIYVDCTLGGGGHSSEILKRLTTGHLYSFDQDSFAIENATKRLKEIGDNFTIIKSNFVHLKEELNARGVMKIDGIIFDLGVSSPQFDTPERGFSYNHDAKLDMRMDQEAELSAYEIVNEWEYKNLEYIFRVYSDEKFSKQIARAIERYREKQPIETTFELVEIIKSAIPAPARRKGGHPAKRTFQALRIAVNDELKVFEKALKDAMDMLNVEGRVAVITFHSLEDRICKHMFKERSEAKDLPRGLPVIPQEFQPEFKLITRKPIVADETELTENNRSHSAKLRVAMKMK; encoded by the coding sequence ATGTTTAATCACTACTCAGTTTTACTTCGTGAATCAATTGAGAATTTAGAGATAAAAGAAGATGGTATTTATGTTGATTGCACCTTAGGTGGTGGCGGACATAGTAGTGAAATCTTAAAAAGATTAACTACAGGACATCTGTATTCATTTGATCAAGATTCATTTGCAATTGAGAATGCAACGAAACGTTTAAAAGAAATTGGAGACAATTTTACAATTATTAAAAGTAATTTTGTTCATTTGAAAGAAGAATTAAATGCACGTGGGGTAATGAAAATAGATGGTATTATTTTTGATTTAGGCGTATCATCGCCACAGTTTGATACACCTGAACGTGGATTTAGTTATAATCATGATGCGAAGTTAGATATGCGTATGGATCAAGAGGCTGAATTATCAGCATATGAGATTGTCAATGAGTGGGAATATAAAAATTTAGAATATATTTTCCGTGTTTATAGCGATGAAAAATTTTCAAAACAAATTGCACGTGCCATTGAACGTTATCGCGAAAAACAACCGATTGAAACGACTTTTGAGTTAGTAGAAATTATCAAATCTGCGATTCCAGCGCCGGCAAGACGAAAAGGTGGTCATCCTGCTAAACGTACCTTCCAAGCATTACGTATTGCGGTAAATGATGAATTGAAAGTATTTGAAAAGGCATTAAAAGATGCCATGGATATGTTAAATGTTGAAGGGCGAGTGGCTGTTATTACCTTCCATTCTTTAGAAGATCGTATTTGTAAACATATGTTTAAAGAACGAAGTGAAGCAAAAGATCTTCCAAGAGGATTGCCAGTTATTCCACAAGAATTCCAGCCAGAATTTAAATTAATTACTCGCAAACCAATTGTGGCAGATGAAACAGAGTTAACGGAAAATAATCGTTCTCATTCAGCAAAATTAAGGGTAGCTATGAAAATGAAGTAG
- the mraZ gene encoding division/cell wall cluster transcriptional repressor MraZ: MFIGEFHHSIDAKGRLIMPAKFREQLNECCVITRGIDQCLFIYPIEEWKILLEKVNGLPVNRKDARQFSRFFLSGACECEFDKQGRINLSTPLMNYAGLSKDCVIIGVSNRIEIWEKEKWTQYFDFSVDSILDIAENIGFDL, translated from the coding sequence ATGTTTATTGGTGAGTTTCATCATAGTATAGATGCTAAGGGTCGTTTGATTATGCCTGCTAAGTTTAGAGAGCAGTTAAACGAATGTTGTGTTATTACTAGAGGGATTGACCAATGTCTATTTATTTATCCGATAGAGGAATGGAAGATATTGCTTGAAAAAGTGAATGGGTTACCTGTTAATCGTAAAGATGCCCGCCAATTTTCACGCTTTTTTCTTTCTGGTGCGTGTGAATGTGAATTTGATAAACAGGGAAGAATTAATCTATCAACACCCTTAATGAATTATGCAGGGCTTAGTAAAGATTGTGTTATCATTGGTGTCTCAAATCGAATTGAAATTTGGGAGAAAGAAAAATGGACGCAATATTTTGATTTCTCTGTAGATTCTATTTTAGATATTGCCGAAAATATAGGATTTGATTTATAG
- a CDS encoding penicillin-binding protein encodes MKKERRLNHTGRKMLVIITAFFLVFFLSIAYHFIEMALTGEKKGHDLYQYALNVYLVEEQVQGKRGTIYDRSGVALAEQLTSYTLYANLYEGYGDVVEDIDDTANKLSTVIDLSAVEIKEILSKDRKQVEFGNAGRQLTYLEKEKIEQMNLKGIKFTENIKRFYPNGMFASHTLGYTKWDEVNRVLEGEMGIESYFDEYLQGKNGRIQYLRDKKGYVQPNKEEFVLEEASDGLDIYLTLDSTIQTLLEEAMDNVWESANPQSLVAVVANPKTGEILAMGSRSSFDPNIRDIENYNNPVISDSFEPGSTMKIYTYAAAINEGKYNGSQYFQSGSRLVNGSTIRDWTQTWGTITYDQGFYRSSNTAIIDLLTNGITPETNIEYLEKFGFGSQVGLPLPSESAGTLPTDWDVTQKITAGFGQGILTTPIQHIQAITAILNEGQLIQPQLIERVYDPNQEKDVYQFEPIKLDNPITAQTAKQVKDLMVGVVAEEDGSGRLAYSLDGFTSGGKTGTAQIADGANGYLANEYLYSYIGFAPADDPELVMYVAMSRPETGGHDQLGQIYRYVMQTGLTYLGAEKTPISNIEDVYQNVEVNQYINQNVEVASQRLIEAGLQPIVIGSGNQVFAQSPSAGNIVVSGSKVFLQTGKTYELPNFEGWTKDEVVRFAELASLKVTFNGEGFVTSQSLAPEQKIQSTTEIVIELTKTPSQNVTEEAHEENESEDSSAEIEISQENEPVND; translated from the coding sequence ATGAAAAAAGAAAGACGACTCAATCACACAGGAAGAAAGATGCTAGTCATTATAACAGCTTTCTTCTTGGTCTTTTTTTTATCCATTGCCTATCATTTTATCGAGATGGCACTCACGGGTGAGAAAAAAGGTCATGATTTATATCAGTATGCGCTTAATGTCTATTTAGTTGAAGAACAAGTGCAGGGTAAACGTGGAACCATTTATGATCGTAGTGGTGTTGCTTTAGCAGAACAGTTAACGTCATATACCTTATATGCTAACCTATATGAAGGTTATGGAGATGTGGTAGAAGATATTGATGATACGGCTAATAAGTTAAGTACGGTCATCGATTTATCAGCAGTTGAAATAAAAGAAATTTTATCTAAAGATCGAAAACAGGTTGAATTTGGAAATGCCGGTCGTCAATTAACCTATTTAGAAAAAGAAAAAATAGAACAGATGAATTTAAAAGGGATTAAGTTTACGGAAAACATCAAACGGTTTTATCCTAATGGGATGTTTGCCTCTCATACGCTTGGATATACGAAGTGGGATGAAGTCAATCGTGTCCTTGAAGGCGAGATGGGAATTGAATCGTACTTTGATGAGTATTTGCAAGGAAAAAATGGACGTATTCAATATTTAAGAGATAAAAAGGGATATGTTCAACCAAATAAAGAAGAATTTGTATTAGAAGAGGCAAGTGATGGCTTAGATATCTATTTAACACTTGATTCGACGATTCAAACCTTATTAGAAGAAGCCATGGATAATGTTTGGGAAAGTGCGAATCCACAGAGTTTAGTTGCCGTTGTCGCTAATCCTAAAACAGGAGAGATTTTGGCAATGGGAAGCCGTTCAAGTTTTGATCCTAATATAAGAGATATTGAAAATTATAATAATCCAGTGATCTCTGATTCATTTGAACCGGGATCGACGATGAAGATTTATACCTATGCTGCTGCTATTAATGAAGGAAAATATAATGGAAGTCAGTACTTTCAATCGGGATCACGCTTAGTGAATGGTTCTACTATACGAGATTGGACCCAGACTTGGGGGACGATTACCTACGATCAGGGGTTCTATCGTTCGTCAAATACGGCAATTATCGATCTTTTAACGAATGGAATTACGCCTGAGACGAATATTGAATATCTTGAAAAATTCGGTTTTGGAAGTCAAGTAGGATTACCCTTACCAAGTGAATCAGCAGGAACATTACCGACTGATTGGGATGTGACACAAAAAATAACAGCTGGATTTGGTCAAGGGATTTTAACGACTCCGATTCAACATATTCAGGCCATTACAGCTATTTTAAATGAAGGACAGTTAATTCAACCTCAACTGATTGAACGTGTTTATGATCCTAATCAGGAAAAAGATGTTTATCAATTTGAGCCGATTAAGCTAGATAATCCTATTACGGCACAAACGGCAAAACAAGTAAAAGATTTGATGGTTGGTGTTGTAGCCGAGGAAGATGGTTCAGGACGTCTTGCTTATAGTTTAGATGGTTTTACAAGTGGTGGGAAAACCGGAACGGCTCAGATTGCGGATGGTGCTAATGGATATCTTGCTAATGAATATTTGTATAGTTATATCGGATTTGCACCCGCAGATGATCCAGAGCTTGTGATGTATGTGGCCATGTCAAGACCTGAAACAGGTGGACACGACCAACTTGGACAAATTTACCGTTACGTCATGCAAACAGGATTAACGTATTTAGGAGCAGAAAAAACACCTATTTCAAACATTGAAGATGTCTATCAAAATGTTGAAGTGAATCAATACATTAATCAAAATGTTGAAGTGGCCAGTCAACGTTTGATTGAGGCTGGTTTGCAACCGATTGTGATTGGATCAGGAAATCAAGTTTTTGCACAATCTCCTTCAGCAGGAAATATAGTGGTGAGTGGGAGTAAAGTCTTTTTACAAACAGGTAAAACATATGAATTACCTAATTTTGAAGGTTGGACGAAAGATGAAGTCGTTCGTTTTGCTGAATTAGCTTCATTAAAGGTTACCTTTAATGGAGAAGGATTTGTGACATCGCAATCATTAGCTCCTGAACAAAAGATTCAGTCTACTACTGAGATTGTGATTGAGTTGACGAAAACCCCATCTCAAAATGTGACAGAAGAGGCGCATGAAGAAAACGAATCTGAAGATTCTTCTGCCGAGATAGAAATATCTCAAGAAAATGAACCAGTAAATGACTAA
- the yihA gene encoding ribosome biogenesis GTP-binding protein YihA/YsxC, translating into MHITKAEYIKSCVKAEHYPTDGLPEMIFAGRSNVGKSSFINSLTNRKHLARVSSRPGKTQTLNFYNINDMMYLVDVPGYGYAKVNRSLKESFGRMIEEYLVERDELILGVLLVDYRHKPTAEDIAMYQLYKYYEIPSVVIGTKKDKVNRSQYKKQEKLIKETLGFDQDDVFVAYSSETHEGRDEVWEIFLDLIQQYNDIIQEIEHEEE; encoded by the coding sequence ATGCATATAACAAAAGCAGAATATATAAAAAGTTGTGTCAAAGCGGAACATTATCCAACAGATGGATTACCAGAAATGATTTTTGCAGGACGTTCGAATGTTGGAAAATCCTCATTTATCAATTCACTGACAAATCGTAAACACTTAGCACGTGTTTCAAGCCGTCCAGGGAAAACTCAAACATTAAATTTCTATAACATTAATGATATGATGTATTTAGTTGATGTTCCGGGATACGGTTACGCCAAAGTGAATCGCTCGTTAAAAGAGTCATTTGGACGTATGATTGAAGAATATTTAGTTGAACGTGATGAATTAATCTTAGGTGTTTTATTGGTGGATTATCGTCATAAACCAACAGCGGAAGATATTGCAATGTATCAGTTATACAAATACTATGAAATCCCAAGTGTTGTGATTGGAACGAAAAAGGATAAAGTGAACCGTAGTCAGTATAAAAAACAAGAAAAACTCATTAAGGAGACGCTTGGATTTGATCAAGATGATGTTTTTGTGGCTTACTCTTCAGAAACTCATGAAGGTCGTGATGAGGTTTGGGAAATTTTCTTAGACTTAATCCAACAATACAATGATATTATTCAAGAAATCGAACATGAGGAAGAATAA
- a CDS encoding UDP-N-acetylmuramoyl-L-alanyl-D-glutamate--2,6-diaminopimelate ligase — protein sequence MDLKQMSELLGYTLEHENQEIKNLVYDSRQVTKGSVFFAIKGQDSDGHQYIEDAVRNGAIAVVGEESLNPACLYFEVFNTKKALAIISSKFYGEPSKNMNLVGVIGTNGKTTITYLIQHVFECLGIDSGLIGTNGSWVGQKKKASRTTPLSPDLNELLQEGVRHNLPYVVMEVSSHGIKENRVDQLDFDRLIFTNITEEHLDYHKTFEDYLFTKMRPFIQFSDYDDKKMAIINCDDEHASSFISVTNSKILTYGCQAKADIFAKDIEYSLERTNFSLYVKGQFICQMTIPLFGKYNVYNVLSVLAYFYSLGYAPEQIVPFIENVSVIEGRFEYIQAPSGVTVVIDYAHNPDAIFQVLSCLNVISTGNIITVLGAGGNRDKAKRKIMGRHATYLSDHVFFTSDNPRNEDPLSIIYDLLSGTSSVNYTVIVDREKAIEAALKKAKPNDFVVILGKGHEKTQNINGKIVPFNDKIVVEEVIRKRGI from the coding sequence ATGGATTTAAAACAGATGAGTGAACTGTTAGGATATACGTTAGAACATGAGAATCAGGAAATTAAAAATTTAGTGTATGATTCACGGCAGGTAACGAAAGGAAGTGTGTTTTTCGCTATCAAAGGGCAAGATAGTGATGGGCATCAATATATTGAAGATGCAGTTCGTAATGGTGCTATTGCAGTTGTTGGAGAAGAGTCTTTAAATCCAGCGTGTTTATATTTTGAGGTGTTTAATACAAAAAAAGCGTTGGCTATTATTTCGTCTAAGTTTTATGGTGAGCCATCTAAAAATATGAATTTAGTAGGGGTAATAGGAACCAATGGAAAAACAACCATTACGTATTTAATTCAACATGTTTTTGAATGTTTAGGCATTGATAGTGGCTTAATCGGAACGAATGGTTCGTGGGTGGGACAAAAGAAAAAAGCGTCTCGTACCACGCCTTTAAGTCCAGATTTGAATGAGTTGCTTCAAGAAGGGGTTCGGCATAACCTCCCATATGTTGTGATGGAGGTTTCTTCTCATGGGATAAAAGAAAATAGAGTGGATCAGTTGGACTTCGATCGCTTAATTTTTACGAATATTACAGAAGAACATTTAGATTATCATAAAACGTTTGAAGATTATTTATTTACAAAGATGCGACCGTTTATTCAATTTAGTGATTATGATGATAAAAAAATGGCAATTATAAATTGTGATGATGAGCATGCCTCATCCTTTATTAGTGTAACAAATAGCAAGATATTAACTTATGGATGTCAAGCAAAAGCAGATATTTTTGCAAAAGACATTGAGTATAGTTTAGAAAGAACAAATTTTTCATTGTATGTAAAAGGTCAGTTTATCTGTCAAATGACAATCCCTTTATTTGGAAAGTATAATGTATATAATGTGTTATCTGTCTTAGCTTATTTTTATTCATTAGGTTACGCCCCGGAACAAATTGTCCCATTTATTGAGAATGTTTCAGTCATTGAAGGAAGATTTGAGTATATTCAGGCACCTTCTGGGGTCACTGTTGTGATTGATTATGCCCATAATCCGGATGCTATTTTTCAAGTGTTATCTTGCTTAAATGTTATTTCGACAGGAAATATTATTACGGTGCTAGGGGCAGGTGGAAATCGCGATAAAGCTAAACGAAAAATTATGGGCCGTCACGCCACTTATTTATCGGATCATGTCTTCTTTACTAGTGATAATCCACGTAATGAAGATCCATTAAGTATTATTTATGATTTGTTATCAGGAACGAGTAGTGTTAATTATACCGTCATTGTCGATCGTGAAAAAGCAATTGAGGCAGCCTTAAAAAAAGCAAAACCAAATGACTTTGTTGTTATTTTAGGAAAGGGACATGAAAAAACGCAAAATATTAATGGTAAAATTGTTCCATTTAATGATAAAATAGTCGTTGAAGAAGTGATTAGAAAAAGGGGTATTTAA